AGACCTGCTGTCAATATTCAGGTATTCAGACATCTGTTGGCAGGCATACCTTCTCACAGCTGATAGCTAACACATTTAAGGTTTCACCCACTGGGACATTACTGGTTTTGATTTCCATTATCACTAAAATGTGAAACTGAGAAATGAAATTTTATAGGCTTGGTTTTTACAATACTAAAACAAACTTTCTTGGCCTTAGCTTCCAAGAATGTGCATTCAATGAAACATACTGTAAGGTTTCTATTTCACTGTTACCAGACTGAATAGTACACAGTGGCGAGGCTTGAGTAATGTCCAGAGGAGAGAGTTTTCTATGGGCATTGTGCTGTTAAAAGTGCTGATATGCAGACCTGGGTCTGTATCTCATTTCTGTTTCCCATAGCTACAGTATAAGAAACACTCCACTGCAGAGTCAGCTAAGGCAAGAGTAGAAGTGAGCagacaattaaatatttttctcaGAAGATAAGTCACACAGAGAAGAGCTTTATGTCTTTGAAATGGTATTTTTTAAGGTTGGCTGCGAAGATGTGcatacaattttatttattataatgttTGTACTTACATATTCATGTTTCAAGAATGTAGTTTAACTTGTTTGAAAACTTTTCTTAAACTGATGCCTGCAAATGatccacaaaaaacaaaagccatCATGCCACCCAATGGGTAGATTTTTACTTCTAATAATAGCATGGCTTTTAGAATCAGTGTTTTCAAGACACCAACACCACTGCTCAAGGATCATGACAGTGCTAAAATTCGACAAGGAATGACCAGAGAACAAAAGCTCAGACTCAGATGTACGGCAGCCAGCTGGGCCACATAGaccagtttattttattttattcattttttattaaacacaaTAATTGATCCACATCATGATGTACACTTGTCAACTAAGCAGTATATTCTGCTGGGCTTTCAAGGCATTAATACTGGGACTAATAGGTGACAGTCTGTCTTCtgatacacacattatatacaaGCTAAAGAGTGATGcgtgagaattttttttttaataagtcatGAGTTATTACAGTCACATATGAGCCGAAGCGAATTACATGAAAACGGTAAAGACTTAGGGTGCTTTTCAATATCCTGACATGGCTTCCTCTCTTTATCGCCCATTTCCTGCCTGAAACCAAAACTGGTTATATGATTGTTGTCAATCTgcagaaagaaaagatgaaagagGCCAATTTGGACTATTGAAATGCACCCGATCTTTCTCCATTTCTTTATGCAAGCACAAGACAAGCACCTGCAGCTGCTTAAAGTCTCCATTATGCATCAGCTAAAAACTGCTCAAAGATAGTTCCAAGGACTTACAACAGAAGAGAACAAAGATTCACAATATGAGGGACAAAACCCAACTCCAGACCCATAATTTCCAAACAGTGATATGTCCCCTTCCCCTGCCTGTTAAAGTACATCCTGTAACATTAAATAAGCCCATAATATATTCATCTTCCCTGTCCCAATCCGTGCAACCCTCTCCCTTTGCTTTTTCATAAGCCAGTGTTGTGAGAGCTTCACTACGTCCATCTCTTTGCAggatctgtgtgttgtgtgtgtgtgtgtgtttgtgttcggGACATCAATGCTCCTGTAGAGAGGTTGGACTACACGTTTACCAGATATAGCCTCCATCATCCACCTCTCCCACCTCTTCCTCTTCAGCCTCCTCTGCAGTCTCCTCagcctctttctcttcttcgtCTTCCCATCCAACCCCACTGCCAATATCACCTGAATATGCCATTTCATTATCTGTAGAGAGATGGGGGAAAAAACCAGGNNNNNNNNNNGGTCAATCTTGTATATATGTCATTAAGTTCTGTAGTTGTCTTCCCCTCAACTCTGAGTGAGTCTTTTCTATCAATGAGAATGctgaaatcaatttaaaaacactcACAGCAATGGTAAAAAGGTTGCATGTGTTTGACCATGTCTGGATTTTAATAGCTATTTCTAAACCTTGCCAGGGGACTCATTCTTATCAGGCGCAGGTTCAGTCCGACCGGCCctcatttattttgaaacactTTTCTCACAGCGACAAGCGGCGCTTTAGAATGCAAATGACTCCAGACACATGAATGTGGCACTGGTCCCTGCAGTGACTTTGCAGTGGGCCTCAAGtcctttaacaaaaagaaagccTTTTGCAGAATACATGTGGGGGTGCTATAGACAAGTGGGCCAATCAGCAGTGGACATTTTGAGCTTTTTTTCAGGCGACATTCAGCTTTCAATTTCAAATcctatttatatacatacagtattgaCAGCTGAAACCTGCAGTACTTACCACAATCTGGCTTGCCACGCATCCTAGATCCGGCTACTTCTCCTCCATTTTGATCAACACACCAGCACTCTCCCCTGTCACACTGCTGCTTCCTGTAGAAGCCGTCTTCATCGCAACTCGGGATGAATTGACCTGGTGTTCAcacgcaaaaacacaaaaaagggtTGAGTATGGTAACCTACAAGCGGATGAACACATTCTGCATCATGCCTCATCACACATGGCGAATATGGTGAATATGAAATACAGCCTGTGCAGAAAGCCAAGCACAACATACTGTAGTTGCATTTATCACCGTCGTGTTTTTATACCCTTGTCATAACGTTAAATAATTCAGAGGCTacttttttaataatgaaaaacatgaaaacactaATTAGATGGGGCAAAACAGAACTGTCTGTCCAGTCTTTCAAAGGAACATCTTAGCGTCGAGCTGGCAGACTGCCCCCTGCTCGCTGCTTTGTGTCCTTGGAGAGTCCTGACTCAGAGCCCAGTCAGCAAGCCAAAATCGGCAAAGCGagcatgtgtacacacacacacacaaacacacacacacacacacacacacacacacacattcacccgCTCACAAATACATGGAAGACACACTGATGACTGCTTTCCTTGGCGGTCTGTGATTATCTAGTTCTAATCCACCAGACTGATTAAGGACTAATCCCCACCTCCTGCTTGTCATCTGCGGGATGAAATCCCTCCACCAAGAAAGACAGATCCAATTGGGCTGAAATGCTCTTATGAGAAGTCAAATACGTACCAAACTTTCTCTTGCCGCCGTCTAGCACTTGAATCCTCTCGAGTTCAGTCAGACAGGGGGGCTCTTCAATGGACAGAAAACATGTCTTACAAGAGTAAAAAGCACACTCCTAGGCACAATTagacacagaaaagaaaaatgacttCCTAAATTCAAAAACGATCAACGGTTTGAGTGTTCTGAGTGTAATCAATGTTTCTAATCATCTCCTCCTTTCCAAACAAATATCTGTATGAGCTTGGGACCGAGAACAAGTTTTTGCTTGGCTGGTTGGCTGACAGACTCCCTGAGAGCTGTGGGAGAATCAGGCTACCAACAAGCAGCAGGAATGTTTTTAGCTCCTTGCGGTGACCGTTTCACCCCACAGGGGAACGGGTGGATGAGTAAGAAGACAAATAGTGACAGACAAGCACACAACACCGAGGTGGCCACACCTGAGGGAAGCTAGCGCTTTGAGGTTTGAATGCAAGGAGAATATGTCAGCACACAaggatgtgaatgtgtgtgtgcctgtggacacaaacacacacacacacacacacacacacacacacacacacacacacacaccctacaaACCTCTCATCCTCTCCAGAatactcactctctctccagAAGCAGAGACACCACTCGGCAGTGGAGACCTTGCCGTCCCTGTAGGAGTCACAGGAGTTAAAGAAGGGCCGGATGCAGACCTCGTACTTGTCCAGGTTGATGGCAGCCAGCTCAGCCTGGTCCAGGTACAAGTCACCATTGGTGTCCAGCTTGGAAAACATCCAGCCTATGGAGTCCTTACAGCTGGCCACCAGGCTCCTGTCCAGCACTGCAAACACAAAAGACGGACAAACAaacgtttattttttttatcacagctGCACAAATGGAATATGAAACGGTGCCAGTGTGCTCAAAATGATCAGCTGTTTCTAATACAAATCCACTCTATTCATAATTTTCTTCATTATGTTACAGGTTCATGTAATGAAAAGTTACAGTATATTGATCCATGCACCCAGCCCTGCAACAGTTTTCAAACATGTTTGATATGATCTATCCAGTGAGAGCTGCAGAAAACATGAAGGTGGCACCAGCAGAATTTGTGAGGATTCTATTTTCCATATGGCTTTTCCAATTAATACAAGGCTAATcaacttgttttctttcaatAATTTACTCCCTGAAACAATAATATTGTAACTCCCTCTTAATGCTGTCTGGATTAATTAAATCGTAGCTCTAACCTGAGGTGGTGCTGGCTGCAGTGGTTCTGGCGCCAGTCCTGCTATTGTTGTTCTGCTTGGCATTGCTCTGCAGTAGCTGGAACCAGTCTCTCAGACGCTCCCCGAGATCAGCCAGATCCTGTCTAGTACAACTCTCTGTGGAGgccagagggagagaaagaataTGACATTTGTTGCACCTTTTCATGTGGTTATGAAGATAATTGTGAGTTTGTGAGACAAAAATTCAGAATAACAAAGAAAGATGGGAAGCTTTGTATTACAGATAcagtaagtatatatatatatatatatatatatatatatatatatacactgtatatttgttttgtcatagttgctgtgtgtgtttgatcttACCATGTTTACTCTCCATGGATGTAGGGGCAGCAGTTGGACAAGGACACAGACCTGAACACTTCAGTGTAAGATCCTTCCCCGTAAGACACGCCTGCTGTTCCAGCTTGcactgcaacacaaacacacacacacatgcattaacacacacacacatgcattaacacacacacacagcgggaTTTGACAAGCGGACACAAAGGTGAACTAAAATGAGTTATTGCTGCAACACATATCAAATATTCATGAGGTGACCGACTTAATTCAAATCTGAGACTTGCTCCTGAATGCGCTTTTCAACCTCTGCACACAAAGGTCGGGAATAGTGATCCAAAAGTCAAAGCATAAATCAATAAACACATAGGAATCTGTCACCACAAGCCACCAATTGGTCCTTCTGAGGCTATATATCTTGtctctttatctcaattttcCCCGtgagagtccccccccccccccccccccccccccccccacactgctCAGCTCTGAATGTGCAAGGTGTATGTCACTCTTTACCCCACAATACTTAGTGCATTATGTTAGCATGAGTATAACACAGAGCCAAAGCTGTGAATAAATATACCAGTACCTGACAGATGCACATGTTGGTCTACTGTATAGAATTTCAGTGTAAATACCTTAAATGTGTCTGTTAGTATAGGCTACACTGGTATTAGGTGTCAAGACTATTTTAGCAATTACTATGAACACAACATATGTGATGCTGCGcaaatacattattttcatttctttctacTGCCAATGATTCCCATCCTCCCCCTTCACACGTGATtaattgttgtcttttcttttcagagaAATTCACATGTTAATTACACTGATTAAGCCAGGCAAAGCATAATTTTCTGTATGTTTAAACTTAAGCCTGCATTGATTGTCTTTTGGCCAATTGGGGGCAGCAAAAAACTAGCTTTGAACCCATTATTGACATTAGGGTTCAAcgttaaggttttttttttgtccagttgGGCAAGTGAAAAACAATGATACTTGCCCGAAGTCAAATTTTTGCTGACCCCTatacaaatagtttttttattagtgGTTTTCAAATAATGACAAAGCCCTTTTAGCTGCCATGCAAGCAAGATGCTGCTTGGTTTTATCATGACACTCTAGCACTTGCCTGAACGTGTTGTTTTACTTGCCTAGGCCATCAGGCAACCATTATTGTTGAACCCTAGACATATTAACACCTTATAAAGGTTAGGGCTTACATATTAGCAAACCAGCCACCTGGCAAATGTAAGAGCACTAATGACTCTCTCTTTTTAGCTCTGCTTTACTCTCCACCAGCTCCTTAGGGAAATACGCTCCACAAAATCATACAATGATATGGTCGTATCATTGAGCCACGAAACCATTGAAGGTTGATAAACAGATAATATTGAAATATAGCCCAGCCCTATGGGTATGCATTTGCTTCAGTGTACCTTTGAGGCATAGTTGCGTCCGTCCGATCCACACACAGGCCCAGTGGAGGAGATGGGACAGGGCTGACAGTTTCCATCAGGAGACCTGAGAGCAGGCTGCTTCAGTCTGCAGGACagaggacacacaaacacttcagCCTCACTAAAGTCCAGCTGAGACAGCAACTGCTGTGCTGATTCTGCGTAGAGACACAGCAGCACCTACCTAAACATGAAGCAAACTTCCATCCACCAAGTTGTCTGGATGTATAAGCTTATGATCATTAAAGAGCAGGAAGTCGTACGGCATTGGTGCACATTGCACAAACAAGTTTTGTTATATCCCAGACCAGCACAATTCAGAGATTGTAAACTTGCTtatgttgacctcatgttggATTAACAGAGAAGATATTTGACTATGTATGTATTTTGGGAGTACTCAGTTCTCTGTCCAGGGGctacacacactcacctgtGTTCAAGTTTCTTGCGGTTGACGCATACAGCTCTCTGGTAGCCTTGGGCGATACACACCTTGTGCCGGCTGCACTTAACCTTTTGACAGGGGTCCTTGGTGGTGTCGACATCTGGGAAAAAATAGTAAGTGAGATGTATGCTGTGATATCATCACTGCTTCACTTTTTTACCTTTTGCCTTTCTTTttactcaataaaaaaaagttgatttgtaTTGGAGGAAAGAACAATTGCAACACCGTTGCAAgattttgtcttcttctttacTTATTTAAGTGCAATTTAAATATTACACTACAGGTGACCTACTAAGATGAATACTTCTCGCAATAAAGCCTGCATGCCTAGTTCAATCTGCCTCATCCATCCATTACACTCTCTGCTAGCAGTTAATGCTGGACAATGTGTCAgcaccccacacacactcatatgtCACAGCTGTCTGTtaccagctagctgtctgttcATGGCAGGCCTCCTGGAGCCCAACCTGGATGTCACACTCTATTCTCTTCACATCCCTTGGCATATATTCATCGACACCGTCCATCAGCACAGTCCACTGAAATACAGATCATTCACAGACTGATATTACAGGTTTCATCTACACAACAACGATGCTTGTATCCATCCCCTGCCTTTTATGGCACTATTATAATTTCGCAGACAGGCTTAGGATCTCCTTTCTTGTCCTCTCCAGTGGCTGAATACATTAATGCTGCCAACATCACAGGATTACTGAAGCAAACCGACAGATATCTGATAGAAGCAAATCCAAAACAATACACCCCCCTGTCATAGCTGAGCTGGTTGTATAGCTGACAGactcactgactgactgagacACAGTGAGGCTTGGAGGCATTATTGCCCAGATGCAGATTTCTCATCCATTTAGACGGTCAACAGTAGAGTCTTATTCTCTGGTCGCCCTGTATCCCGGTCGGCATTGATTGTGTAGAGTATCTCCGTACAGTATCACACACAATTCCCAGATTTTCTCTCTGGCTGTCTCTGcctttcttgttgtttttaaccATCTCCTCTTTTATCACTGCcagcctttttgttttctttccttacAGGTCTGATGTCCCCCCATGTCTAATTTACACCAGTGCATCCGCAGAATCAGGTTGCAGCATCCATTTAAACCCTTAGCCTACTTCCTGACACAAAGAAGGACAAGGAGATTGAGACATTAATGGGGATACAACGAGTAAGGGGCAAGTACgcaaaacaatgtattttgCAATCCATACAATAAAGATTTAACCAACACTTAGGCAAAAGATATGAAAGAATTTAAGAAGCAGTGTACAAAGATAATCCTGCCTTCTAATAGCAAAacatttgtaaataaatcttgttgGCTACAATGCTGGCACAGCGTTGTGTTGTGAGTACAGAAGCATAAGGTGGCTGCCTGAGCCTCATGTTAACTTAACAGGCTTCCACGGATTAAAGCAGTGCCTGCTATGATGACGTTTCCATAGCAACAGGCTCTCTGTGGTTCAGGAATCATTTCTGGGTTGACTGTGATTTGCAGCTCAATCCAGTGTTGCTGagaactctctccctctccgtttctgactccccccccctccccgttGTGCAATCATGTCTATCAATCTTcctgttttccttcttttcacatTCCTTTGTCTTCTCAAACAGACATCTTCACTGTGTATTATTTTCCTCATCACATCCACTCTTTCTCTATTCAACCCTGTAAGCACAACCTACttccatttttacttttttgaaagtCTCTCCTATAATGCTTGCAGCAGTGAACCTCTCCTAATTAGGCTCCCTGTGCTTCAGTCTAATCCAATCCAGATTTGCATGAGGTTTATCCCTGCGGATTGAGGATAATGAAAGCAGAGCTCAGGCCACATCCTCATCATCAACCCTCTTATCTACTATTTACGCACTCAGTCTCTAATATCATCAGCTCTACCTTCTAGGTAGCAGTTACGCCAGGCATGGCCAGTTAATGAAAAAATACAGGCTCGAATTCaaatagtaacaaaaaaaacaacgagCAAGCCTAGAAAAGGAGAATGAAGGTCAAAACCTGCATTCATACAGTGCAACAAGCTGAAAACCCAACCACATATTGTCCCCTGTGATGGCAAAAGTTACTCATTTACAAATCTACTgtagcagacacagagcaatgTTTAATATTCATTCTACTTTTagttctgttttggtctccactaACTCCTGAGAAAAATACCTGGCTGCTAATTGCTCCAGTATTTTTACCAGCATCGTCTACTTTCTGCTGAGTCGATAACATAAGCATAGAGTGGGTTCACAGAAAACAGATGTTGCTGGAAGCCAGATTGGTGAGAGCAGTGAGTCTAAACtgaaacagtaaagttgcagtaaaaccaaaacaatgctGAAGGCACTGATTCATTGTTAAAGGAATGGTTCCACATGGTGGAAAATTCACTTTTGTAGAAGAGTGTTTGATGAGTAAATCAATACCACTAAATGTGAAGCTCGAGTCAGCAGGCGACTATGGAACTTGTTGCTTTtatatgtctgtttttgtccAAATTAAAGAAATAAGATACGTGTTAATTAGTCAAATTTAGAAATGCTGGCAGGATTTTGTAAACACAGCCTGGCTAGCTGTTCCCTTCTAGTTATGGTAATGTAGCTATTCACCGGGCGGATTTAGCTTTATATTTAGTGACATATGAGTGGTATTGATATTTTCAAcaaactcttggcaagaaagtaaaaaaagtgcatttcctaaaatgtcaaactattcattAACATTCAACTATgtattagtgcagctttaaatctcctgaaaagaagaaaagttatAGAATAGGGAAATAACTCAAATTCAAGCTACAATTATATAAGGAAGGATTTATTTACGAGTGTAATTAGAGGATGTTGAATAGGAGCAAGATGATGATGTTTTAAATACATGGAGGGAGGGCTTGACTTCCCTGTAGAGTTGGAGTAACATGCTAATCCATTCACAGCTTTTATGTGGGGTTTTGAATTTGACAGAAGTAGCCCCACCTGacccagagggacagcaaggtGTGGTGACACTGGACAAATTTGTGAAGTGTGAAGGTGAGAAGGGCAGCACTAGGCCCTGAAGGATTGTAGCTGTTTTTGTGGAGTAAAAATAGCACtggagaggttttagaaaggTCTTTTCTGAGGATTTTTTGATAATTTTCTTGATGGTCTTAAAATTGAGTTTTAAGCTGGTGGGCAGACATCCAGCAAAGGCTTCAACAAGACACTGTAAATTTACcaaatgtgtatctgtgtgtgagcTCCAAGCAACAGCATATATCAATAGCCTCAAGAGGCATCAAATTCTAGACCTTGTGGAGTGTGGACTCAACGGCCCttatttatcaacctaacgtagaaccTAGCGCAGATTTGAGTGCAGAAGtcctcttacgacaggcttcacgtgggatacatgaaacgttcgtaccacaccaatcagagtgtaAGAATGgttgtacattgataaatgcagcggctggaaacaaTCGTACTacatataagatgctaacgacagacgtctgtaatgtcaatacagtaaaaatggagcTAATaacgaagtttgttcactgctggctaaaagttagcatcaaacacaacaaaggctgtcagttgaatggtgttttgagctaacgttagcaatcaatcaattatagatagctaaaacgtttttgaaataatTGCTGACTttgctacaagctagcaatcaaatacaacaaaggctgtcactggaatggcgttttgagctaacgttagcaatcaaacaatcatagctaGATTGCtgaaacgtttttgaaatgattcccatcttctgttattgtttgtaatgagaaaagtttattatttcatggatttcacaatttcacagttatgtcgtaaactGTTTCAATCTGAGAATGCGCAGttaacatctgcactcgaccagagccggtctgactcaactctcatcgggtatgacgcgttatgccgtaaaccgtttacatctgagcatgcacgactcaaatctgcactgtCCTCACATTGGACAGTAAcagtggagattgaaaccctgacatctcagtttaatttgcagtaacgtgtgtCCTACTTGGCAGCCAAAAAACTGCTATTAGGCTATAGGAAGAATGCAGAATAGAAAACGGTTTTCACTGATGCGGTCAACAGTGCACCGTATTAAAttggactccagctgaagttaatttaatttatacatccttgacatatgtaaTAGTAACAtgtaggcttatattgcaatctcttaggcctacatgtaggtgtaggCTACCTATACAgtgttttatttacttatttcagagccaggcaacagcTGAGAGGGAGAGCACGTGCTGGACCACCAACCCGACCCTGTCTCATGACAGCAGGGGGGCTGGAGAAACAGGCCAATGTAGgtcaatggcagaaagaaattgttcacttgtggccattgacaacactttaaaagacaaacgaAAACCTGAAGAATACTAAAAATGTGCACCGTCATGTTTCTTGTATTGAATAgcattgccaaacataacactataCCTTTTGAAAGCAAGGagtaatatcctgtctccttcACATAGccccagttggggctgtgctggacacgGCTATCTGGGCATTGGGTCAACTGGCTCCATCACTACATTCATGGCACCCTGTTTTCCTGCGCAatgttgtgcagaaccccacagacttaaacaatgttgcagactttttctggcGTGTATAGTAGGGTCCCCCCCTGCACTGTGGATCGTGTGTGTAGGCTACATGTGCACTGTTGCTTGGCTCATAGAAgtcttctaaaagagccagATTTGCCACTGTCTATAAGTGAtcaactgatgacttctccttctcctgttacatGCTGCACCGCAAGTCCACACAGACTCAAAAACTTGCGTACATGaggtcagaccagacgtgagatttttttaCAGCCTACGCTCatgttcaaattgataaatgtcgagctttgcgtaggaatcggcgtttGCCCatcctacgcctgttttagaTCGTACGCgcgtttcataaatgagggccaatgtgGAGGACACACGCTCTCCTTCACAGTTGCCTGGCTCTGAGTcacgaaaaaaacacaagtaaaataaaatattgttttgttctTACAAGTCCAAATTACAACCGCTCTCCTCTCAGTGTTTTAAGAGTGAGGTGATTCAATCAGTTGATGGATTGATGAATGACTGTAGTAATTGACTTTGAATCACCCTGACCTCACCCTCACTCTGCACAGTGCAGGCTGAAGTGGAGTCAGCCACTGTGGTGCCTGAATGCAAATTTCCACCTCGGTATGCCGTTGGCATtgactgtgtttctgtgtgttagGAGTGTTGACAGTTCAAAAGCCCTGTTCTCCTCTGCATGGCAGAAGTCTGGGCTGCCTGGCTGAGAATTGAGGCCTGCAGGCTCATCTGAGCTCGGCAGTGAAGACATTGCACTGATTTAGTGATGTCTCAGAGGGACAAATCTCCCCTTTTTGCACTTTCGCTTCATTAGGCCACTCATAAAGGAAAACAGATCAATGGGGGGAGATGGCACACT
This window of the Etheostoma spectabile isolate EspeVRDwgs_2016 chromosome 17, UIUC_Espe_1.0, whole genome shotgun sequence genome carries:
- the spock2 gene encoding testican-2 isoform X2, producing the protein MVEITDIVCLLVPLVMLAGSTFQTDVKSVKEAEKTGNFMEDEQWLSTISQYSRKIKHWNRFRDDDYVRTWDENQGSIDNVDTTKDPCQKVKCSRHKVCIAQGYQRAVCVNRKKLEHRLKQPALRSPDGNCQPCPISSTGPVCGSDGRNYASKCKLEQQACLTGKDLTLKCSGLCPCPTAAPTSMESKHESCTRQDLADLGERLRDWFQLLQSNAKQNNNSRTGARTTAASTTSVLDRSLVASCKDSIGWMFSKLDTNGDLYLDQAELAAINLDKYEVCIRPFFNSCDSYRDGKVSTAEWCLCFWREKPPCLTELERIQVLDGGKRKFGQFIPSCDEDGFYRKQQCDRGECWCVDQNGGEVAGSRMRGKPDCDNEMAYSGDIGSGVGWEDEEEKEAEETAEEAEEEEVGEVDDGGYIW
- the spock2 gene encoding testican-2 isoform X1 gives rise to the protein MVEITDIVCLLVPLVMLAGSTFQTDVKSVKEAEKTGNFMEDEQWLSTISQYSRKIKHWNRFRDEVEDDYVRTWDENQGSIDNVDTTKDPCQKVKCSRHKVCIAQGYQRAVCVNRKKLEHRLKQPALRSPDGNCQPCPISSTGPVCGSDGRNYASKCKLEQQACLTGKDLTLKCSGLCPCPTAAPTSMESKHESCTRQDLADLGERLRDWFQLLQSNAKQNNNSRTGARTTAASTTSVLDRSLVASCKDSIGWMFSKLDTNGDLYLDQAELAAINLDKYEVCIRPFFNSCDSYRDGKVSTAEWCLCFWREKPPCLTELERIQVLDGGKRKFGQFIPSCDEDGFYRKQQCDRGECWCVDQNGGEVAGSRMRGKPDCDNEMAYSGDIGSGVGWEDEEEKEAEETAEEAEEEEVGEVDDGGYIW